The Lactobacillus acidophilus DNA segment CACCGCCAAGAGAAATCATTTCCATTTGACCTGCAGTCATGCTTCGGCTAAGCTGGGGTACTTTATTCTTTTTTCCCATAACTCAACTCCATGTATTATAAATACTCTATCCTTTAGATAATCATCGAAATTAATTTACTTTTGATTTTAGTAGTTTGTCAAGGGAAAATTTATTCACAACATAATAAAAGCGAACTAAGTAAAAATTAACTTAGTTCGCTTTTTCATGCTTAAGGAGTGTACATCATCAACCTTCAAGGTTCTTACTTTGTTTCCTTCGAAATTAAATAATTGAAATTTTCCATTCGCCTCTCCTTCCGTGCGAAAATCGCACTATTTTAAATAAAAAATTTTTCTAAAGGAATACCCAGTTTCTTAGAAAGGGCTGGAAGTTCTGAGGCTTGAAACTTATAAATACCATGTTCTCTCCGAAAGTACTTATCGGAACTAGCTAGTCCTAGACTTTTCGCCATATCCTCATTGCTGAAGCCTCGCTTTAATCGTCTTTCACGAATCAAAGCTAAGTTAATTTCTTTTTTCATGTGCTCACCTCTTTTGCAAGTTGCGATATTCGCAATTCATCTTACACGCATTATATTACATTGCTATTTTCGCAATGTAACTACTTTTTTCGCAATTTTTTTAAGTCATAAGTTGCTATTTATGATATATTT contains these protein-coding regions:
- a CDS encoding helix-turn-helix domain-containing protein: MKKEINLALIRERRLKRGFSNEDMAKSLGLASSDKYFRREHGIYKFQASELPALSKKLGIPLEKFFI